In the genome of Pelodiscus sinensis isolate JC-2024 chromosome 3, ASM4963464v1, whole genome shotgun sequence, one region contains:
- the LOC142828061 gene encoding uncharacterized protein LOC142828061 — translation MAEGLAKKGHHPRTLDRVQAKVEELRQGYARAREHSSTSGEVPHHCAYFQELDRILGGGEPLSALVLVQSGLQTPVQQCQEVAEDNPEQQLQEEEEEEDPNQSLITLTLQPVSQTQEISQSSSNVGQGTSAGPVGSDQHVTPMPPPTWSHGSRRHWRVYNDLMQRHVEALERMEDTLAEKMREEARWHDCLLEELLQQRTAICGTIREAMGFPGAAPFAAQPAPAPSAFPSSPSPPAFPSSPTPSAPPQPLPPPHPCHRRPSCSPPTVPGPTLPQACLGPRTRGGRLLWAKQHPQP, via the exons atggctgaggGGCTGGCAAAAAAAGGCCATCACCCCAGAACCTTGGACCGGGTGCAGGCCAAGGTAGAAGAACTAAGGCAGGGCTATGCCAGAGCCCGTGAGCACAGCTCCACCTCTGGGGAAGTGCCTCACCACTGCGCATACTTCCAGGAGCTGGACAgaatcctgggtggtggggagcccctcTCTGCACTGGTTCTAGTTCAGTCTGGGTTGCAGACACCGGTCCAGCAATGCCAGGAGGTGGCTGAGGACAAcccggagcagcagctgcaggaggaagaggaggaggaggaccccaacCAGAGTCTGATCACCCTGACCCTGCAGCCAGTCTCCCAGACCCAGGAGATCTCGCAGTCATCCTCTAACGTTGGtcagggaacatcag ctggacctgtCGGATCAGACCAGCATGTGACACCCATGCCACCACCCACCTGGTCCCATGGAAGCCGCAGGCACTGGCGGGTCTACAATGACCTCATGCAGAGGCACGTTGAGGCCCTTGAACGGATGGAAGACACCCTGGCAGAAAAGATGCGGGAAGAGGCTCGGTGGCATGACTGCTTGCTGGAGGAGCTCCTCCAGCAGCGGACAGCAATATGTGGGACTATCCGGGAGGCCATGGGTTTCCCAGGTGCTGCTCCTTTTGCTGCTcaacctgctccagccccctctgccttcccttcctccccctcaccccctgccttcccttcctcccccacaccctctgccccccctcaacccctgcctccccctcacccctgccatcgcagacccagctgcagccccccgactgtcccaggccccactctACCCCAAGCATGTTTAGGGCCACGGACCCGAGGTGGCAGACTTTTGTGGGCCAAGCAACACCCTCAGCCctaa